Proteins from one Arthrobacter sp. Soc17.1.1.1 genomic window:
- a CDS encoding BlaI/MecI/CopY family transcriptional regulator, with product MATLGDLERTVMDLLWATPEAMHANALRDAIAEAPTGQVGRELAVTTVLTVLSRLEKKGLVERERDSRPHRYRSVTSREDHTAELMHEVLVTAPDREAVLARFIGSVSEAEAETLRKLLGGS from the coding sequence ATGGCAACGCTCGGAGACCTCGAACGCACGGTGATGGACCTGCTGTGGGCGACACCGGAGGCGATGCACGCGAATGCACTCAGGGACGCGATCGCCGAGGCACCGACGGGGCAGGTGGGACGCGAACTCGCCGTCACGACGGTCCTGACGGTGCTGTCCCGGCTCGAGAAGAAGGGCCTCGTGGAGCGGGAGCGCGACAGCCGCCCGCACCGGTACCGGTCCGTGACGAGCCGTGAGGACCACACCGCGGAGCTCATGCACGAGGTGCTCGTGACGGCGCCGGACCGCGAAGCCGTCCTCGCACGCTTCATCGGCAGCGTCTCCGAGGCCGAGGCCGAGACCCTCCGCAAGCTGCTCGGCGGCAGCTGA